A window of Salmo trutta chromosome 5, fSalTru1.1, whole genome shotgun sequence contains these coding sequences:
- the LOC115194630 gene encoding high mobility group protein B3, protein MAKGTPGKPKGKMSSYAYFVQTCREEHKKKTPEIPVNFAEFSKKCSGRWKTMSGKEKGKFDDMAKQDKVRYDNEMMHFAPGGKKGRKKDPNAPKRPSSGFFIFCADHRPKIKAQHPSLGIGDVAKKLGEQWNNLTDATKQPYLIKANKLKDKYQKDVADYKSGKGKVVVPSMAMAPKPITKSNMDDDDDDDDEEDEEEDDEEEDDE, encoded by the exons ATGGCTAAAGGCACTCCAGGGAAGCCCAAAGGCAAGATGTCCTCCTACGCCTACTTTGTTCAGACCTGCCGCGAGGAGCACAAGAAGAAGACCCCTGAGATACCTGTCAACTTCGCTGAGTTCTCCAAGAAGTGCTCCGGAAGATGGAAG acgATGTCTGGTAAGGAGAAGGGGAAGTTCGACGACATGGCGAAGCAGGATAAGGTGCGTTACGACAACGAGATGATGCACTTCGCCCCTGGAGGCAAGAAGGGAAGGAAGAAGGACCCCAACGCACCAAAGAGGCCCTC CTCTGGTTTCTTCATCTTCTGTGCGGACCACCGGCCTAAGATCAAGGCCCAGCACCCCAGCCTGGGCATCGGGGACGTGGCCAAGAAACTGGGGGAGCAATGGAACAACCTGACTGATGCCACCAAACAGCCCTACCTGATCAAGGCCAACAAACTCAAAGACAAATACCAGAAG gaCGTTGCTGACTACAAGTCCGGTAAGGGCAAGGTGGTAGTTCCGAGCATGGCGATGGCCCCTAAGCCCATAACGAAGAGTAATAtggatgacgatgatgatgacgacgatgaggaagatgaggaggaggatgatgaggaggaggatgacgaGTAG